Sequence from the Blochmannia endosymbiont of Colobopsis nipponica genome:
TTGCTTGCTCCATTAATTCAGTGGCTTGTCTGCTTAGTTGATATATACTACGATGAGCGGTTGCATATCTGTTGCGATAGAAATTATTCTGACAATTAATAACGTCATTAGGTTTTTGAGCACTTGCAGCACTGTCCAAGTAAATCAATGGTTTATTATTTATTAATTTAGTTAATACAGGAAAATTAGATCTAATTTTTACTATGGGATATTCGTTCATTTTATAAACCTTTTATAGAATATTTATAATACGTTTAGCAATAACATCTTCAATAACTTTATTTTTAATTTTACCAAGTATTTCAATAGTAAATGCATAAATAATCATCTTTATAGCATTTTCGTATGCAATACCTCGCGTGCATAAATAAAAAATTTGATTCTTATCAGGATTGCCAATAGTAACACCATGACTACATTTAACATCATCAGCATAAATTTCTAATTGTGGTTCGCTTTTAATTTTTGCATTACCATTCAAAAACAAATTATTATTTAACATTAATCCATCAGTTTTAATTGCATGCTTAGCAACTTTAATAAAACCATTAAATACACTTTGACTATCATCAGAAACAATTGTTTTATGCAATTGTCTGCTTATGCAACATTGTTTATTATGCTCTAAATAAGTAAATATGCTACTAATATCTCTTTGCTTAAGAAATGCTAAACTATTAATTGATAAAGATGATCCTTTACCGTTTAATTTTACGCTTGTTTGATGATGATTAAATCTAGCGCCTAAAATAATAAATAAATTGCTTTTTACTTTAGTTTCGCATCCAATATGTATATCATTATGTGCTAAATGATAACTATTTTGGTTTTCAAAAAATAGCTTAATATGATCAAATTGAGAATGATCTCCTATTACTGTATATGTACGTGCGCCGCTAAAATGACCATGAGAATCCATGCTTACGAAGTGTTCTATTACTTGACCATTAGCACCGTTTGCAATTTCGATCTGATGGTAATAATGTGAAGTCGCCAATGTATTTTTATTTTTATTACCTGAATTAATATGTAATAAATATAACGGCTTATCCGCTGTTATATCAGCAGGTAAGAAAATATGAGTAATTTCATTAGCTAATGCTTCAGTTAAATGCAAAAAAAAATCCGATTGGATTGGCGACGGTAACAGTTGACGATTTATCTTTTTATTCGATATCACTTGCCATAATCCAGTATTTGTATCACTCAACAATGAAGAAAATAAGCCATTTATGAATACTAATCGATACGCATCAATATTTAAAGAAAGTTTATTTACTTTAATTATATTTATCATTTTGTCAAAGGGCGTAACAAAAGAATTAGATAAAAAATGTCCTATATAAACATTGTTCCATTTTTTGTCTTTATGAAGCGATCTGCCAGAATCTTTTACTTTTTCCCATTGTTTATTTGCTTGAGGTGAAAGGTTTTTTTCATTTTTTTCAAATAAGATACGCCATTGTTGTAATGCATGTTCATTATTGTTTATTAAAGCATCCATAACCTTGTTCCTCAATAAATTTTACTAAATGTAAATCTCCAGATTTTATAATATGACCTTTATATAAAATATGTACACAATCAGGTTTTACATATTTTAAAATCCTTTGATAATGGGTAATTATAATAAATGAACGATTTTTATTATGAAGTAGATTGATTCCATAAGCTAAAATTTTTACCGCATCTATATCTAATCCTGAATCAGTTTCATCAAGAATACACAATGTTGGTTCTAACAAAGTCATTTGTAAGATATCATTAAGTTTTTTCTCTCCTCCAGAAAAGCCTACATTTACTGAACGATTTAGTAAATTTTTAGATATTTTTAATAATTTTATTTTAGATTCGATAAGATCCACACATTCAAAATGATCCAAAGGTAGCTGATTCCGATATTTTCTTATCGCATTAATAGAACATTCTAAAAAAAATTGATTATTTATGCCTGGTATTTCTACAGGATATTGAAAAGCTACAAAAATTCCTTCTCCTGCTCGTTCTTCAGGATTTAACATTAATAAATTGCGTTGTTTATACAATATTGTACCATTGATTATTAAATAATTTTTTTGACCAGCAAGAATAGCCGCAAGAGTACTTTTACCAGAACCATTAGGACCCATAATTACGTGTATTTCACCTAATTTTACATTTAAATTTATTTTATGGAGGATAATTTTATTCTCTATGCTAATTGTTAAATCATTTATTACGAGCATTAATATTTGTTTCCTTATTATTTTTGATTTTAACCAACACTATGTTCAAGACTAATACTTAGTAATTTTTGAGCCTCTATAGCAAATTCTAAAGGTAATTTGGAAAAAATATCTTTACAAAATCCATTTACAATCATAGAAATAGCATCATCCTCACTAATTCCTCTTTGTTTACAGTAAAATAATTGATCATCACTAATACGTGAAGTGGTAGCTTCATGTTCTAATTTGGCGCTGTTATTTCTTACATCTATTAATGGAAAAGTATGTGCGCCAGATTTATCACCAATTAACATCGAATCACATTGTGTAAAATTTCGTGCTTTAACGGCAGTTGGCATAATTTTAACTAACCCGCGATATGTATTATCGCTATTACCAACAGCTATGCCTTTTGAAATAATAGTAGAGCGAGTATTTTTGCCAATATGAATCATTTTTGTCCCAGTATCTGCTTTTTGATGATTATTGGTTATAGCTACTGAAAAAAACTCTCCAATGGAATTGTCGCCTTTTAAAATGACACTAGGGTATTTCCATGTAATGGCAGAACCGTTTTCTGATTGAATCCATGACATTTTTGAATTTTTTCCATCGCATAATGCTCTTTTAGTAACAAAATTTAGCACTCCTTCTGTAGTTTTATTCCCAGAAAACCAATTTTGTACCGTAGAATATTTTACAACAGCATTTTTCATTAAAATAACTTCTACGACTGCAGCATGAAGTTGATTCATATTATGTGTTGGTGCTGAACATCCTTCAATATAACTGACATAACTATTTTCATCAGCAATTATAATAGTACGTTCAAATTGACCTGTTTTAGAGGAATTAATGCGAAAATATGTTGAAAGTTCCATGGGACATTGTGTATTTTTTGGTATATATACAAAAGTTCCATCAGAGGCTACTGAAGAATTTAAAGCTGCAAAAAAATTATCGTTAAAAGGGACTACACTTCCTAAATATTTACGCACTAAATTTGGATATTTATGAATTGCCTCATTAAATGAACAAAATAAAATACCTTGTTTAGCTAATTTCTTATGATAGGTAGTAGCTACAGATACAGAATCAAAGATGGCATCCAC
This genomic interval carries:
- the sufD gene encoding Fe-S cluster assembly protein SufD, translated to MDALINNNEHALQQWRILFEKNEKNLSPQANKQWEKVKDSGRSLHKDKKWNNVYIGHFLSNSFVTPFDKMINIIKVNKLSLNIDAYRLVFINGLFSSLLSDTNTGLWQVISNKKINRQLLPSPIQSDFFLHLTEALANEITHIFLPADITADKPLYLLHINSGNKNKNTLATSHYYHQIEIANGANGQVIEHFVSMDSHGHFSGARTYTVIGDHSQFDHIKLFFENQNSYHLAHNDIHIGCETKVKSNLFIILGARFNHHQTSVKLNGKGSSLSINSLAFLKQRDISSIFTYLEHNKQCCISRQLHKTIVSDDSQSVFNGFIKVAKHAIKTDGLMLNNNLFLNGNAKIKSEPQLEIYADDVKCSHGVTIGNPDKNQIFYLCTRGIAYENAIKMIIYAFTIEILGKIKNKVIEDVIAKRIINIL
- the sufB gene encoding Fe-S cluster assembly protein SufB, coding for MVVKKKYKEGFFTNLKNEELEYGIDEKTICAISTKRNEPEWMFNFRINAYKAWLKMQEPHWLKAHYPKLNYDNYCYYSAPLYEKKNNELNKEKYLTNEVKKTFYKLGVPIHEGAGIAVDAIFDSVSVATTYHKKLAKQGILFCSFNEAIHKYPNLVRKYLGSVVPFNDNFFAALNSSVASDGTFVYIPKNTQCPMELSTYFRINSSKTGQFERTIIIADENSYVSYIEGCSAPTHNMNQLHAAVVEVILMKNAVVKYSTVQNWFSGNKTTEGVLNFVTKRALCDGKNSKMSWIQSENGSAITWKYPSVILKGDNSIGEFFSVAITNNHQKADTGTKMIHIGKNTRSTIISKGIAVGNSDNTYRGLVKIMPTAVKARNFTQCDSMLIGDKSGAHTFPLIDVRNNSAKLEHEATTSRISDDQLFYCKQRGISEDDAISMIVNGFCKDIFSKLPLEFAIEAQKLLSISLEHSVG
- the sufC gene encoding Fe-S cluster assembly ATPase SufC, which translates into the protein MLVINDLTISIENKIILHKINLNVKLGEIHVIMGPNGSGKSTLAAILAGQKNYLIINGTILYKQRNLLMLNPEERAGEGIFVAFQYPVEIPGINNQFFLECSINAIRKYRNQLPLDHFECVDLIESKIKLLKISKNLLNRSVNVGFSGGEKKLNDILQMTLLEPTLCILDETDSGLDIDAVKILAYGINLLHNKNRSFIIITHYQRILKYVKPDCVHILYKGHIIKSGDLHLVKFIEEQGYGCFNKQ